Proteins from one Halogeometricum sp. S1BR25-6 genomic window:
- a CDS encoding ABC transporter substrate-binding protein: MSKQTDGQTRVTRRSLLAATAAGAALTAGCSSDSGGGGGSNSSGGSSGGGDGVVDKTWKDVTNIEPEQWNLNYWNPTNNAATDWGGNPMYDRFMRKAIHETDEPYYEWRIVSSMEWQDDNGSLVLKVDNGHVWHDGDPVTAQDVATQLRIEKYNRHVIWDFINGLTVEDDATLVLDVGEVSPPILEDVIAEQRLYAKHSVFKSWLEDLQNAGGTEEEDEIVAELLDYSISPTSDEAVGNGPFMIGDVTPERVRYDRWDQYPWAENVNFAHQTYRTILEKSGVVQSLNSGDLSGHHFTYFTDETRQTLPDEVKYVKVPDNGGYAMDYNQESEHLGDARVRRAIAHLIDRQAIVDNITANFVTPYPSGLASDLGMVEEVAGDYKDSFNQYGPKSKNEEAAAEELRAAGYEKDGDKWVDEDGNQLRADVLSASWGTISTIAETVNTQLTRAGIASELQIIEPGTFFERFENQEYDMRIAWWGGGAEQTSPWFSLRIPFTQTHQREELAFPKTTEIAWPPDSQDETVEYNVEDAVAELGSTTDADRSDELALQLAWTWNQQLPKLPLTERWTTPYVNTGEWETPEDQDPETRPLESDNPLAYIMTIGEWWPRAGLLQAPE, translated from the coding sequence ATGTCGAAGCAGACTGACGGCCAGACTCGCGTAACCAGGCGTAGCCTCCTCGCAGCGACCGCTGCGGGTGCGGCACTCACCGCCGGATGTTCCAGTGACAGTGGCGGGGGCGGCGGGAGTAACAGTAGCGGCGGCAGCAGCGGCGGGGGCGACGGCGTCGTCGACAAGACCTGGAAGGACGTGACGAACATCGAACCCGAACAGTGGAACCTGAACTACTGGAATCCCACGAATAACGCCGCGACCGACTGGGGTGGGAATCCGATGTACGACCGGTTCATGCGGAAGGCGATTCACGAGACCGACGAACCGTACTACGAGTGGCGAATCGTCTCCAGCATGGAATGGCAGGACGACAACGGGTCGCTCGTGCTGAAGGTCGACAACGGTCACGTGTGGCACGACGGCGACCCGGTGACCGCACAGGACGTCGCGACGCAGTTGCGCATCGAGAAGTACAACCGCCACGTGATCTGGGACTTCATCAACGGGCTCACGGTCGAGGACGACGCGACGCTTGTGCTCGACGTCGGTGAGGTCTCGCCGCCGATCCTGGAGGACGTCATCGCCGAGCAACGCCTGTACGCCAAACACTCCGTATTCAAGTCGTGGCTCGAAGACCTCCAGAACGCCGGAGGCACCGAGGAGGAAGACGAGATCGTCGCGGAGCTACTCGACTACAGCATCTCACCCACCAGCGACGAGGCCGTCGGGAACGGTCCGTTCATGATCGGTGACGTGACCCCCGAGCGGGTCCGGTACGACCGCTGGGACCAGTACCCGTGGGCCGAGAACGTCAACTTCGCCCACCAGACGTACCGGACGATCCTCGAAAAGAGTGGGGTCGTCCAGTCGCTCAACTCGGGCGACCTGTCCGGTCATCACTTCACGTACTTCACGGACGAGACCCGGCAGACGCTCCCCGATGAGGTCAAGTACGTGAAGGTGCCGGACAACGGCGGATACGCGATGGACTACAACCAAGAGTCGGAGCACCTCGGTGATGCACGGGTGCGCCGAGCGATCGCCCACCTGATCGACCGGCAAGCCATCGTCGATAACATCACGGCCAATTTCGTGACGCCGTATCCCTCCGGCCTCGCCAGCGACCTGGGGATGGTCGAGGAGGTCGCCGGCGACTACAAGGACTCGTTCAACCAGTACGGTCCGAAGTCCAAGAACGAGGAGGCCGCCGCGGAGGAGCTCCGGGCCGCGGGCTACGAGAAGGACGGCGACAAGTGGGTCGACGAGGACGGCAACCAGCTCCGCGCCGATGTCCTCTCCGCGTCCTGGGGGACCATATCGACGATAGCGGAGACGGTCAATACACAACTCACGCGGGCGGGCATCGCCTCGGAGCTGCAGATCATCGAGCCAGGGACGTTCTTCGAGCGGTTCGAGAACCAGGAGTACGACATGCGTATCGCCTGGTGGGGCGGCGGCGCCGAGCAGACCTCCCCCTGGTTCTCCCTGCGCATCCCGTTTACCCAGACCCACCAGCGCGAAGAGTTGGCGTTCCCCAAGACGACCGAGATCGCGTGGCCACCGGACTCCCAGGACGAGACCGTGGAGTACAACGTGGAGGACGCGGTCGCCGAACTCGGATCGACTACCGACGCCGATCGGTCGGACGAACTGGCGCTGCAACTGGCGTGGACCTGGAACCAGCAGCTCCCGAAGCTTCCGCTGACCGAGCGCTGGACGACACCCTACGTGAACACGGGTGAATGGGAAACGCCGGAGGATCAGGACCCCGAGACCCGTCCCCTCGAGTCCGACAACCCCCTCGCGTACATCATGACCATCGGCGAATGGTGGCCCCGCGCCGGCCTGCTCCAGGCCCCCGAGTAA
- a CDS encoding glycoside hydrolase family 88 protein, whose product MPRAPSRLAATVTDEGVPERYATPSGVGRYDLQTRLSDAVDRIDDNVAQFYDRFPGPSSEDLVYQPTDNMGGWTTSFWTGQCWLAHEVTGRERFRDAAETQLRTFDRRLAEGDVLTHDLGFLYTLSAVAGYEVTGTERYREMAVTAADHLTDRFWDAPGLLQAWGDPDSPEADEWVHGRMIVDTMMNLPLLFWASEATGEDAYAAIAETHARTNAEHIVRPDGSTFHTFKCDATSGEPLGGETAQGYDDDSCWARGQAWAIYGYALAAEYADEMAYADLAAKLANYYLHRVEPDHVPRWDFDAPADDEVRDTSAAAIAACGLVQLAAVLPVADDRADRYRNAALTTLDSLGEHYASDPERSNGLLTDAAYNRGEGDYDECCLWGDYFYVEGLVRAAEGWRRYW is encoded by the coding sequence ATGCCACGAGCGCCATCGAGACTCGCAGCGACAGTGACCGACGAGGGCGTCCCCGAGCGGTACGCGACGCCCTCGGGGGTCGGTCGATACGACCTGCAGACGAGACTATCCGACGCTGTCGACCGAATCGACGACAACGTCGCCCAGTTCTACGACCGGTTTCCGGGGCCGTCCAGCGAGGACCTCGTCTACCAACCCACGGACAACATGGGTGGGTGGACCACCTCGTTCTGGACCGGCCAGTGTTGGCTCGCCCACGAAGTCACGGGTCGAGAGCGGTTCCGCGACGCGGCCGAGACCCAACTCCGGACGTTCGACCGACGCCTCGCGGAGGGCGACGTGCTGACGCACGACCTCGGATTCCTCTACACCCTCTCGGCCGTCGCCGGATACGAGGTCACGGGGACAGAGCGGTACCGGGAGATGGCCGTCACCGCCGCGGACCATCTGACCGACCGGTTCTGGGACGCTCCCGGACTGCTCCAAGCGTGGGGCGACCCCGACAGCCCTGAGGCGGACGAGTGGGTTCACGGTCGGATGATCGTCGACACGATGATGAACCTCCCGCTGCTGTTTTGGGCCAGCGAGGCGACGGGCGAGGACGCCTACGCCGCCATCGCCGAGACGCACGCCCGGACGAACGCGGAGCATATCGTCAGACCGGACGGCTCGACGTTCCACACGTTCAAGTGCGATGCAACCTCGGGGGAACCGCTGGGTGGGGAGACCGCCCAGGGGTACGACGACGACTCGTGCTGGGCGCGCGGTCAGGCCTGGGCCATCTACGGCTACGCGCTCGCGGCCGAGTACGCGGACGAGATGGCGTACGCCGACCTCGCTGCGAAACTCGCGAACTACTACCTGCACCGCGTGGAACCCGACCACGTCCCCCGGTGGGATTTCGATGCGCCGGCCGACGACGAGGTGCGCGACACGTCGGCCGCCGCTATCGCGGCCTGTGGTCTCGTTCAACTCGCCGCCGTGCTCCCGGTCGCGGACGACAGAGCGGACCGGTACCGAAACGCCGCCCTGACGACGCTGGACTCGCTAGGCGAGCACTACGCGTCCGACCCCGAGCGGTCGAACGGTCTGCTCACCGACGCCGCGTACAACCGCGGCGAAGGCGACTACGATGAGTGCTGTCTCTGGGGCGATTACTTCTACGTCGAGGGACTGGTCCGCGCGGCGGAGGGATGGCGGCGGTATTGGTAG
- a CDS encoding Gfo/Idh/MocA family protein has translation MTDHHRIAIAGIGTVAEVHALSIRDLNRATLVAGSCRTESRGREFAAEFDCEWYGDTGRMLDEADPGVLIVCTPSGAHSEPTLAAAARNVDVLCEKPLEITADRIDRMVAAAEDAGITLGGVFQQRFDPLFRRVREAADAGRFGQLSAANAYVPWWRDDDYYDGGWQGTRDLDGGELLNQAIHGIDLVQWLAGATMDLDRDENPIAEVFAYTDRLAHAEDSIAIEDTAVASVRYRDGSVGQILGATSMYPGSSQRIQLGGREGTAEMLADELVTWEFREEREDDERIRREFGSDRDTGDGEADVAMNYANHRRNIKRFIDGLDDEEPYPLDAVEARKAVDIIEAIYESAERSEPVRLL, from the coding sequence ATGACCGACCACCATCGGATAGCAATCGCCGGAATCGGTACCGTGGCCGAGGTGCACGCGCTGTCGATTCGTGACCTCAACCGGGCCACGCTCGTCGCGGGGTCGTGCCGAACCGAGTCTCGGGGCCGCGAGTTCGCCGCGGAGTTCGACTGCGAGTGGTACGGCGATACCGGCCGAATGCTCGACGAAGCCGACCCGGGCGTCCTGATCGTCTGTACGCCCAGCGGGGCACACTCGGAGCCGACACTCGCGGCCGCGGCGCGGAACGTGGATGTCCTCTGCGAGAAGCCCCTCGAAATCACGGCCGACCGAATCGACCGCATGGTCGCCGCCGCAGAGGACGCCGGAATCACGCTCGGCGGCGTGTTCCAGCAGCGATTCGACCCCCTCTTTCGGCGGGTCCGCGAGGCGGCCGACGCGGGCCGATTCGGACAGCTCTCGGCCGCTAACGCGTACGTACCCTGGTGGCGCGACGACGACTACTACGACGGCGGCTGGCAGGGTACCCGGGACCTCGACGGCGGCGAACTGCTGAACCAGGCGATCCACGGAATCGACCTCGTGCAGTGGCTCGCCGGCGCGACGATGGACCTCGACCGCGACGAGAACCCCATCGCGGAAGTGTTCGCCTACACCGACCGCTTGGCTCACGCCGAGGACAGCATCGCAATCGAGGACACCGCCGTCGCCTCCGTTCGCTATCGAGACGGCTCGGTCGGACAGATTCTGGGGGCGACGTCGATGTATCCCGGGTCCTCACAGCGCATCCAACTCGGCGGCCGCGAGGGGACCGCGGAGATGCTGGCGGACGAACTGGTCACCTGGGAGTTCCGCGAGGAACGCGAGGACGACGAGCGGATTCGCCGGGAGTTCGGCTCCGACCGCGACACCGGCGACGGGGAGGCGGACGTGGCCATGAACTACGCGAACCACCGCCGGAATATCAAGCGATTCATAGACGGACTCGACGACGAGGAGCCGTACCCGCTGGACGCCGTAGAGGCGCGCAAGGCCGTCGATATCATCGAAGCAATCTACGAGTCCGCGGAGAGAAGCGAGCCCGTGCGCCTGCTCTGA
- a CDS encoding DUF2264 domain-containing protein — translation MNPLDGNPLATRRDLQNAARSLLVPLEQHASPGGARVRPGVTGAHFPTLAAELEGFARPLWGAAPLAAGGGDFDYWERYRTGLANGTNPEHEEYWGAVTDYSQTAVEMAPIGVALALATDDLWRPLTDDTQAAVADWLRRINDVDVPDSNWLFFRVLANEGLRAVGSEPDEERVRQDLDRLESFALSDGWYGDGPDGHCDYYTAWELHTDGLLYATLADDRDPERADRIRDRARAFAGEFDRWFAADGGALPYGRSLTYRFAQGAFWGALAFAGVEAFPWGELKARWLRHLRWWAGRPVFTADGVLSLGYAYPTLKMTESYNSPSSPYWAMKFFLPLALSADHPFWQAEERTPDRPSDVVSQEPPGMVLQPDDGQVCALCAGTASGDAEKYNKFAYSTRFGMNVADGNGRTGAAPDGTLLLSDDDERFRRRQQIVDRDVRDNVVYSRWEPWDDVTVDSWLAPAPPWHVRLHRIKTDRTLTSVEGGFPVPADGHASAATDGTAAAAAAAGDSLLRTLDGTREGAVESLPPNTNLLCPRTVVPTLCGEHEPGTTWLATGVLGGPMGIVAEYPDSVTNPSAPADFTANQRRESGDDTAALTRQWAAPPASASNDRDLAVATDVAGPEYDRIEDGHVITAGDGRTLLRVDPSPPRR, via the coding sequence ATGAACCCACTCGATGGTAACCCGCTAGCAACCCGTAGAGACCTGCAGAACGCGGCCCGGTCGTTGCTCGTACCGCTGGAACAACACGCTAGCCCGGGCGGCGCCAGAGTCAGACCGGGCGTCACGGGGGCGCATTTTCCGACCCTCGCGGCGGAACTAGAGGGGTTCGCGAGGCCGTTGTGGGGCGCGGCCCCGCTCGCGGCGGGCGGCGGCGACTTCGATTACTGGGAACGCTACCGGACGGGACTGGCCAACGGGACCAACCCCGAACACGAGGAGTACTGGGGCGCGGTGACCGACTACTCGCAGACGGCCGTGGAGATGGCACCCATCGGCGTCGCTCTCGCATTGGCGACTGACGACCTCTGGCGACCGCTCACGGACGACACGCAGGCGGCCGTCGCCGACTGGCTTCGGAGAATCAACGACGTGGACGTGCCGGACTCAAACTGGCTGTTCTTCCGCGTGCTCGCGAACGAGGGGCTCCGAGCGGTCGGTTCGGAGCCGGACGAGGAGCGGGTGCGTCAGGACCTCGACCGTCTCGAATCGTTCGCCCTGTCGGACGGCTGGTACGGCGACGGTCCCGACGGACACTGCGACTACTACACCGCGTGGGAACTGCACACCGACGGGCTGTTGTACGCGACGTTGGCCGACGACCGCGACCCGGAACGGGCCGACCGAATCCGCGACCGCGCCCGAGCGTTCGCTGGCGAGTTCGACCGGTGGTTCGCCGCCGACGGCGGCGCGCTCCCGTACGGTCGAAGCCTCACCTACCGGTTCGCACAGGGCGCGTTCTGGGGTGCACTGGCCTTCGCGGGCGTGGAGGCGTTTCCATGGGGAGAGCTGAAAGCACGGTGGCTCCGGCACCTCCGTTGGTGGGCCGGGCGGCCCGTCTTCACCGCCGACGGCGTGCTCTCGCTCGGCTACGCGTACCCGACGCTGAAGATGACCGAGTCGTACAACTCCCCCTCTTCGCCCTACTGGGCGATGAAGTTCTTCCTCCCGCTGGCGCTGTCCGCCGACCACCCGTTCTGGCAGGCCGAGGAACGGACGCCCGACCGGCCGAGCGACGTCGTCAGCCAAGAACCACCGGGGATGGTACTCCAACCCGACGACGGGCAGGTGTGCGCGCTCTGCGCCGGGACGGCCTCGGGCGACGCGGAGAAGTACAACAAGTTCGCCTACTCCACCCGCTTCGGGATGAACGTAGCCGACGGAAACGGCCGGACCGGTGCCGCTCCCGACGGGACGCTCCTCCTGAGCGACGACGACGAGCGATTCCGGCGGCGGCAGCAGATTGTCGACCGAGACGTCCGCGATAACGTCGTCTACTCCCGCTGGGAACCGTGGGACGACGTCACCGTCGATAGCTGGCTCGCTCCGGCGCCGCCGTGGCACGTCCGTCTCCACCGTATCAAGACGGACCGCACGCTGACGAGCGTCGAGGGGGGATTTCCGGTTCCGGCGGACGGGCACGCGAGCGCCGCAACCGATGGAACTGCGGCCGCCGCGGCCGCCGCTGGCGACAGCCTCCTTCGGACGCTCGACGGGACCCGAGAGGGCGCAGTCGAATCCCTGCCACCGAACACGAACCTGCTTTGTCCTCGAACAGTGGTGCCGACCCTATGCGGCGAGCACGAACCCGGGACGACGTGGCTCGCGACGGGCGTCCTCGGCGGCCCGATGGGAATCGTTGCCGAGTATCCTGACTCCGTTACTAATCCGTCCGCTCCCGCGGACTTCACCGCGAATCAGCGCAGGGAGAGTGGCGACGACACGGCCGCACTCACGCGCCAGTGGGCCGCGCCTCCCGCGTCGGCGTCGAACGACCGCGACCTCGCGGTGGCTACCGACGTCGCCGGTCCCGAATACGATCGGATTGAGGACGGACACGTCATCACCGCAGGAGATGGGCGGACGCTGCTACGGGTCGACCCGTCCCCTCCTCGCCGGTGA
- a CDS encoding NAD-dependent epimerase/dehydratase family protein, protein MRVTVIGATGHIGTYLVPRLVRAGHEVVAVSRGERDPYQDDGAWTDVESVELDREAAEERGEFGKAIAATDPDAVVDLICFEPESAESLVASLRGEVQHLLHCGTVWVHGPSDVVPTTEDAPRTRRPLGEYGQKKAEIEAYLLDEARRNGFPATVLHPGHIVGPGWEPLNPAGNFDTEVFSRLARGEEVALPNFGLETVHHVHADDVAQGFQRALERWSASVGESFHVVSPRALTLRGYAEAVAGWFGRDANLTYLPFGEWADRPEYDETDVEATEEHIRYSPNASIEKARERLGYEPRYTSLEAVREAVEALTEAGEIDSDE, encoded by the coding sequence ATGCGAGTCACCGTCATCGGAGCGACCGGACACATCGGCACCTACCTGGTACCGCGACTGGTGCGAGCCGGCCACGAAGTCGTCGCGGTCAGTCGAGGAGAGCGGGACCCCTATCAGGACGATGGTGCATGGACCGACGTCGAGTCGGTCGAACTCGACCGCGAAGCCGCCGAGGAACGCGGCGAGTTCGGCAAGGCGATCGCGGCCACCGACCCGGACGCCGTCGTCGACCTGATCTGCTTCGAACCGGAGAGCGCCGAATCGCTCGTCGCGTCGCTACGCGGGGAGGTCCAACACCTGCTGCACTGCGGGACTGTCTGGGTTCACGGTCCGAGCGACGTCGTCCCCACGACCGAGGACGCCCCTCGCACGCGCCGGCCGCTCGGCGAGTACGGGCAGAAGAAGGCCGAAATCGAGGCGTACCTACTCGACGAGGCGCGACGGAACGGCTTCCCGGCGACCGTCCTCCATCCCGGCCACATCGTGGGTCCCGGCTGGGAGCCCCTCAATCCGGCCGGCAACTTCGACACCGAGGTGTTCTCGCGACTCGCGCGGGGCGAGGAGGTCGCACTCCCCAACTTCGGGCTCGAAACCGTCCACCACGTCCACGCTGACGACGTGGCGCAGGGCTTCCAGCGTGCGCTCGAACGCTGGTCGGCGTCCGTCGGCGAGAGCTTCCACGTCGTCTCACCGCGGGCGCTCACCCTCCGCGGCTACGCCGAGGCCGTCGCCGGGTGGTTCGGGCGGGACGCCAACCTCACGTACCTCCCGTTCGGCGAGTGGGCCGACCGGCCCGAATACGACGAGACGGACGTCGAGGCGACCGAGGAACACATCCGCTACAGCCCGAACGCGAGCATCGAGAAGGCCCGCGAGCGACTCGGATACGAACCGCGGTACACCTCGCTCGAAGCGGTCCGCGAGGCGGTCGAAGCCCTGACCGAAGCCGGCGAAATCGATTCGGACGAGTAG
- the solA gene encoding N-methyl-L-tryptophan oxidase, producing the protein MNTSHDRYDAIVVGVGGMGSATTYHLAERGLDVLGLERYDIPHTKGSSHGVTRIIRRAYYEHPSYVPLIERAYDLWDDLAEKTGRDLIQRTGSIDAGPADNPVFAGSKRSCEEHDIPYEELTGAEVNERFPGYELPEEYRAVYQEDGGFVIPEQAIIGHTVLAQANGAEVRAREQVHDWNETNDGGVRVRTDQGVYVADRLVLAAGAWNHKLADALEGLAVPERQALAWFQPEAPSNFQPGNHPVWNLSVPEGRFYGFPVHDVPGFKLGKYHHRDEQVDPDDFQREPDRADEALLRDVTEKYFPQAAGPTMRLSTCLFTNSPDEHFILDTLPEHPQVAVGAGFSGHGFKFASAIGETLADLAMDGESDHQIDMFGLDRFE; encoded by the coding sequence GTGAACACGAGTCACGATCGGTACGACGCTATCGTGGTCGGCGTGGGTGGAATGGGGAGCGCGACCACCTACCACCTCGCCGAGCGCGGTCTGGACGTCCTTGGATTAGAACGGTACGACATTCCTCACACGAAGGGGTCTTCGCACGGTGTCACGCGCATCATCCGGCGCGCGTACTACGAACACCCCTCGTACGTGCCGCTTATCGAGCGGGCCTACGACCTCTGGGACGACCTTGCAGAGAAGACGGGGCGCGACCTGATCCAGCGGACCGGGTCCATCGACGCGGGACCCGCGGACAATCCCGTGTTCGCCGGGTCGAAGCGCTCCTGTGAAGAGCACGACATCCCCTACGAGGAACTCACGGGCGCCGAGGTGAACGAGCGGTTCCCCGGCTACGAACTGCCCGAGGAGTACCGCGCCGTCTACCAGGAGGACGGCGGATTCGTCATCCCCGAACAGGCCATCATCGGCCACACGGTGCTCGCGCAGGCCAACGGCGCCGAAGTGCGCGCCCGCGAGCAGGTCCACGACTGGAACGAGACGAACGACGGCGGCGTCCGGGTCCGAACCGACCAGGGGGTGTACGTCGCCGACCGCCTCGTGCTCGCCGCGGGCGCATGGAACCACAAACTCGCCGACGCGTTGGAGGGGCTGGCGGTCCCCGAGCGACAGGCGCTGGCGTGGTTCCAGCCCGAGGCGCCGTCGAACTTCCAGCCCGGTAACCACCCGGTCTGGAACCTTAGCGTTCCCGAAGGGCGCTTCTACGGTTTCCCGGTCCACGACGTGCCCGGGTTCAAACTCGGGAAGTACCACCACCGCGACGAGCAGGTTGACCCGGACGACTTCCAGCGGGAACCGGACCGGGCCGACGAGGCGCTGCTCCGCGACGTCACCGAGAAGTACTTCCCGCAGGCCGCGGGCCCGACGATGCGGCTCTCGACCTGCCTGTTCACGAACTCGCCGGACGAACACTTCATCCTCGATACGCTCCCCGAGCACCCCCAAGTCGCCGTCGGAGCGGGGTTCTCGGGTCACGGGTTCAAGTTCGCGAGCGCCATCGGCGAAACCCTGGCCGACCTCGCGATGGACGGGGAGAGCGACCATCAGATCGATATGTTCGGTCTCGACCGCTTCGAGTGA
- a CDS encoding creatininase family protein, producing MDIQSATWTEVRDAETNLAMVPIGSTEQHGPHAALGTDTLNAETVAETAADRLDDPVAVSPAVSVGVAEEHRQFSGTLWTSESTFRSYVRDIVESLAFHGFDRVVLVNGHGGNVAALREVAGTITRHDDAYAVPFTWFEAVGEDAPPMGHGGALETSLLQHANPDAVREDRLDDAAAEGTRRWGNWKGKVNLAFDSAEFTENGVVGDPREASADLGEDLLDAASEALVDLLETVAEHDTERPPRK from the coding sequence ATGGACATCCAAAGTGCGACGTGGACCGAAGTTCGCGACGCGGAGACGAATCTGGCGATGGTACCGATCGGAAGCACGGAGCAGCACGGACCGCACGCCGCGCTCGGCACCGACACGCTCAACGCCGAGACGGTCGCCGAAACCGCCGCCGACCGACTCGACGACCCGGTCGCCGTGTCCCCGGCCGTCTCCGTCGGCGTCGCCGAGGAACACCGACAGTTCTCGGGGACGCTCTGGACGTCCGAGTCGACGTTCCGGTCGTACGTCCGCGACATCGTCGAGAGTCTGGCGTTCCACGGCTTCGACCGCGTGGTGCTCGTGAACGGCCACGGCGGAAACGTGGCTGCCCTTCGGGAGGTCGCCGGAACGATCACCCGCCACGACGACGCGTACGCGGTCCCGTTCACGTGGTTCGAGGCGGTCGGCGAGGACGCTCCGCCCATGGGGCACGGCGGTGCGCTGGAGACGTCGCTGCTCCAACACGCGAACCCCGACGCGGTGCGCGAGGACCGCCTCGACGACGCGGCGGCGGAGGGGACCCGGCGCTGGGGGAACTGGAAGGGGAAAGTCAACCTCGCGTTCGACTCGGCCGAGTTCACCGAGAACGGCGTCGTCGGCGACCCGCGCGAGGCGAGCGCCGACCTGGGCGAGGACCTCCTCGACGCCGCGAGCGAGGCGTTGGTGGACCTGCTCGAAACGGTCGCCGAACACGACACCGAACGGCCGCCTCGGAAGTAG
- a CDS encoding enolase C-terminal domain-like protein, translating into MSLEITRIESTEFSYPLEDVGTDGHGFNPVYDPGSVLDRKLFAIKVHTNEGVTGTYVGGSSPGAAQINLFGDYLVGKNPLDRERHWSEIKRALRKYDRMGIGPIDIALWDLAGKYYDAPIHELLGTYRTELPAYASTYFGDTNGGLDSPEAFADFAETCRDIGYPAYKIHSWGGSDADRDIDREIAMVHAVGERVGDEMDLMLDPACEYETYLDALKVGRALDKEDYLWYEDPYRDGGISMHAHERLCEELDTPVLQTEHVRGLELHSDFIANGATDLVRADPEYDGGITGAMKIAKVAEGFGLDVEFHAPGPASRHCMAATRNTNYYEVSLVHPDCGNTVPPVYLGDYSDELETVSSDGTVPVPDGPGLGVEYDWDYIEENATGSVHVYE; encoded by the coding sequence ACGGCCACGGGTTCAACCCGGTGTACGACCCCGGCAGCGTCCTCGACCGAAAGCTGTTCGCGATAAAAGTGCACACGAACGAAGGAGTGACGGGCACGTACGTCGGCGGGAGTTCGCCGGGTGCGGCGCAGATCAACCTATTCGGCGACTACCTCGTCGGCAAGAATCCGCTCGACCGCGAACGACACTGGAGCGAGATCAAACGCGCCCTCCGGAAGTACGACCGTATGGGCATCGGTCCCATCGACATCGCCCTCTGGGACCTCGCCGGGAAGTACTACGACGCCCCCATCCACGAACTGCTCGGCACCTATCGGACCGAGTTGCCGGCGTACGCGTCGACGTACTTCGGCGACACGAACGGCGGCCTCGATTCCCCGGAGGCGTTCGCCGACTTCGCCGAGACGTGTCGGGACATCGGCTACCCGGCGTACAAGATACACAGTTGGGGCGGCTCGGACGCCGACCGCGACATCGACCGAGAGATAGCGATGGTGCACGCCGTCGGCGAACGGGTCGGCGACGAGATGGACCTCATGCTCGACCCGGCCTGCGAGTACGAGACGTACCTCGACGCGCTGAAAGTCGGACGAGCCCTCGACAAGGAGGACTATCTCTGGTACGAAGACCCCTATCGAGACGGCGGCATCTCGATGCACGCCCACGAGCGTCTCTGCGAGGAACTCGACACGCCGGTGTTGCAGACCGAACACGTCCGCGGACTCGAACTCCACAGCGACTTCATCGCCAACGGCGCGACCGACCTCGTCCGCGCGGACCCCGAGTACGACGGCGGCATCACGGGCGCGATGAAAATCGCGAAGGTCGCCGAGGGGTTCGGCCTCGACGTCGAGTTCCACGCCCCCGGACCGGCGTCCAGACACTGCATGGCCGCGACGCGGAACACGAACTACTACGAGGTCTCCTTGGTCCATCCGGACTGCGGGAACACCGTCCCGCCGGTGTACCTCGGAGACTACTCGGACGAACTGGAGACCGTCTCCTCGGACGGAACCGTTCCCGTTCCGGACGGCCCCGGCCTCGGCGTCGAGTACGACTGGGACTACATCGAAGAGAACGCGACGGGGAGCGTCCACGTCTACGAGTAA